The following coding sequences are from one Pirellulales bacterium window:
- a CDS encoding dockerin type I repeat-containing protein, with the protein MVAPQVLAAAPTALHAAVSSANGAATIHAQAAKLTTPAVAKATASSRYERGDLSGNGQVDAADIVVFLRALIDLKAYQTANQLSDSQLLTVGDINQDGHVNNLDLQSLIDLIKSEGTPPPPAHKAFVPIVPTGSNSPSNVSLVNSSTGSGAPVVSQLVVSSTAGAFTPLKSSEALLAGGGGDAQPGAQTVSDNGPPMPTRTKTSDIALIAFAPRQSTGGDDIVEGVLMKLADVEEPQLLAIEYGDEVVRREVTVNKKVAPQQSVEAPVIETVIKALTPEVGNPTEFSWINYMWLAIPAGAGMAAAAWWIYRQRLQDNKGTLFRRLGL; encoded by the coding sequence ATGGTCGCGCCCCAAGTTCTTGCAGCCGCTCCAACTGCTTTGCACGCAGCGGTAAGTTCTGCAAATGGGGCAGCGACCATCCATGCACAGGCAGCAAAATTAACCACCCCCGCAGTTGCAAAAGCGACGGCTTCCTCCCGTTATGAGCGAGGGGACCTAAGTGGCAATGGCCAAGTTGATGCAGCTGACATTGTCGTCTTTCTCAGAGCATTGATCGACTTGAAGGCGTACCAAACTGCGAACCAGCTCAGCGATTCACAGCTATTGACCGTTGGGGATATTAATCAGGATGGCCACGTTAACAATCTCGATTTGCAATCCTTGATCGATTTAATTAAATCCGAGGGGACGCCGCCACCGCCCGCTCATAAGGCATTCGTACCGATTGTCCCGACCGGATCCAATTCACCTTCGAATGTTTCACTTGTCAATTCGTCTACGGGATCAGGAGCGCCCGTGGTATCGCAGTTGGTTGTAAGTAGCACGGCGGGCGCTTTCACGCCATTGAAATCGTCGGAAGCACTGTTGGCAGGTGGGGGAGGCGATGCACAGCCTGGTGCGCAGACGGTGTCGGACAACGGTCCTCCCATGCCGACCCGCACGAAGACGAGCGATATCGCTCTTATCGCCTTTGCTCCGCGTCAATCCACCGGAGGCGACGATATTGTGGAAGGCGTGCTTATGAAATTGGCTGACGTCGAGGAGCCGCAATTGTTAGCAATTGAATATGGCGACGAAGTTGTAAGACGAGAAGTAACGGTAAACAAAAAAGTGGCGCCGCAGCAATCTGTTGAGGCACCGGTGATTGAGACAGTAATCAAGGCACTCACGCCTGAGGTCGGAAATCCCACTGAATTTTCCTGGATAAACTATATGTGGTTGGCAATACCAGCGGGCGCAGGCATGGCTGCCGCCGCTTGGTGGATTTATCGGCAGCGCCTGCAAGATAATAAGGGCACATTATTTCGTCGCTTGGGGCTTTAG
- a CDS encoding TlpA disulfide reductase family protein — protein MTNDQLDEKLPVRRSPWGTWGTIAVGAVLTVVWVLYLKPHIQLQDALNQPGVGKHLPLLELQPLTGTTDGLSLEAVRGKVTLINYWGTWCGYCMDEFPHMLELWDKYRGNPEFAFVSVAVSEGGPAHEDIPKLQADVEKFLKSRGATYPTYVDPDAASRKFLANVIDMEGFGYPTSVLLDRNGVIRALWLGYQPGYDQQIEQMVSQLLTEKVDLKKSIEKNAATPVGSTE, from the coding sequence ATGACAAACGATCAACTTGATGAAAAGCTGCCGGTCCGACGTTCTCCTTGGGGAACCTGGGGCACCATTGCCGTAGGAGCGGTGCTGACTGTTGTGTGGGTGCTGTATCTAAAACCCCATATTCAACTACAAGACGCCCTTAATCAACCTGGCGTGGGAAAGCACCTACCGCTGTTGGAACTACAACCACTTACCGGCACAACGGACGGACTATCGCTGGAAGCGGTTCGCGGCAAGGTGACGCTGATTAATTACTGGGGAACCTGGTGTGGTTACTGCATGGATGAATTCCCGCACATGCTGGAGTTATGGGATAAATATCGCGGTAATCCAGAGTTTGCATTTGTGTCCGTTGCTGTTTCGGAAGGCGGTCCCGCCCACGAAGATATTCCCAAGTTGCAAGCAGATGTCGAAAAGTTTCTTAAATCTCGCGGGGCGACCTATCCCACCTATGTCGATCCTGACGCTGCCAGCCGCAAATTTCTGGCAAACGTGATCGACATGGAGGGCTTCGGCTATCCCACCTCGGTATTGCTCGATCGCAATGGAGTAATTCGCGCGCTGTGGTTAGGTTATCAACCCGGCTACGACCAGCAAATCGAACAAATGGTATCACAACTACTAACAGAAAAGGTCGATCTCAAAAAATCTATCGAAAAAAATGCAGCCACGCCTGTCGGGTCTACCGAGTGA
- a CDS encoding ATP-dependent Clp protease ATP-binding subunit → MYERFTDRARKVMQLANQEAQRFNHEYIGTEHVLLGLIKEGSGVAANVLKNLDIDLRKIRLEVEKLVQSGPDMVTMGKLPQTPRAKKVIEYAMEEARNLNHNYVGTEHILLGLLREQEGVAAQVLMNLGLKLEDVREEVLSLLGHGMESEGGERGGMERSGGGGGGGSEPTGKSGKSKTPALDSFGRDLTELARQSKLDPVIGREREIERAIQILCRRTKNNPVLLGEAGVGKTAIVEGLAQRVVDGNVPEIMTDKRIVVLDLAMMVAGTKYRGQFEERIKAVMNEVRRAKNTILFIDELHTLVGAGGAEGAIDASNVLKPALARGEIQCIGATTLDEYRKYIEKDSALARRFQEIVIEPSNKSETIEILKGLRDRYETHHRVQITDNAIDSAVELSSRYITGRCLPDKAIDVIDEAGARVRLKAMTKPPDLKEIDDEIERLNKEKEDAVANQDFEKAASLRDSADKLKKKKQQITRDWRERSREADGVVDEEVIAEVVSKMTGIPLTRMTTEDSMRLMKMEEDLHNRVVSQDEAIKSISKAVRRSRSGLKDPKRPTGCFIFAGPTGVGKTLLAKALAEFMFGDEEALVQIDMSEYMEKHNVSRLIGAPPGYVGYEEGGQLTEKIRRRPYAVVLLDEIEKAHPDVFNMLLQVMEEGRLTDSFGRHVDFRNTILIMTTNAGAEAIKNESDFGFRKADSDSSYESMKERVTERIEKVFRPEFLNRLDDLIVFRHLTKDDLKHVIDIELSKVRHRLSERGLKLILTDAAKEYVIRKGSNLDFGARPLRREIEQRIEDPLSEELLKGEFQGKDTIIVDVKKDDEGKVKHLTFTGTVGEPQLVGTVGGTDIGSQPSQETDSGSEGS, encoded by the coding sequence ATGTACGAACGCTTCACTGATCGAGCTCGGAAAGTCATGCAATTGGCGAACCAAGAGGCTCAACGGTTCAACCATGAATACATCGGCACCGAGCATGTCCTTCTGGGCTTGATTAAAGAAGGTAGCGGGGTAGCCGCGAATGTCCTTAAAAATCTCGACATTGACCTGCGCAAAATCCGCTTGGAGGTGGAAAAGCTGGTTCAAAGCGGACCCGATATGGTCACCATGGGTAAATTGCCGCAAACCCCGCGCGCGAAAAAGGTCATCGAGTACGCCATGGAGGAGGCTCGCAATCTAAACCATAACTACGTGGGCACCGAACATATTCTGCTCGGTCTATTGCGAGAACAAGAAGGTGTGGCCGCCCAGGTGCTTATGAACTTGGGCTTGAAACTGGAAGACGTGCGCGAGGAGGTGCTTAGCCTATTGGGCCACGGCATGGAGAGCGAGGGAGGCGAACGAGGCGGCATGGAGCGCAGCGGTGGCGGTGGTGGCGGCGGTTCGGAACCGACCGGAAAAAGTGGAAAGTCCAAAACCCCTGCCCTCGATAGCTTCGGCCGCGATCTTACCGAGCTGGCACGCCAATCGAAGTTAGACCCTGTCATCGGTCGGGAACGGGAAATTGAACGTGCGATTCAAATTCTTTGCCGCCGCACGAAAAACAATCCGGTGCTTTTAGGCGAGGCCGGCGTCGGCAAAACGGCCATTGTGGAAGGGCTGGCCCAACGCGTTGTCGATGGCAACGTGCCCGAAATCATGACTGACAAGCGAATCGTAGTCCTCGATTTGGCAATGATGGTCGCCGGCACGAAATACCGTGGGCAATTCGAGGAACGCATTAAGGCCGTGATGAACGAAGTTCGGCGGGCCAAAAACACGATCTTATTTATTGACGAATTGCATACGCTCGTTGGCGCCGGTGGTGCGGAAGGCGCCATTGACGCTAGCAATGTGCTCAAGCCAGCCTTGGCTCGCGGCGAAATCCAATGCATTGGGGCGACCACGCTGGATGAATACCGCAAATACATCGAGAAGGATAGCGCCTTAGCCCGCCGGTTTCAGGAAATCGTCATCGAGCCATCGAACAAATCGGAAACGATCGAAATTCTGAAAGGCTTGCGCGATCGGTACGAAACGCATCACCGCGTTCAAATTACCGATAATGCAATCGACTCCGCCGTGGAGCTTTCGAGCCGTTACATCACGGGCCGCTGCTTGCCGGATAAGGCCATTGACGTGATCGATGAAGCCGGCGCGCGGGTGCGTTTGAAAGCCATGACCAAGCCCCCCGACCTGAAAGAAATCGACGACGAAATCGAGCGACTCAACAAAGAAAAGGAAGATGCGGTCGCCAATCAAGATTTTGAAAAGGCGGCTTCCCTTCGCGATTCCGCCGACAAGCTGAAAAAGAAAAAGCAGCAGATTACTCGCGACTGGCGCGAACGCAGCCGCGAAGCGGACGGCGTGGTTGACGAAGAAGTCATTGCGGAAGTCGTGTCCAAAATGACCGGCATTCCTCTTACTCGCATGACCACTGAAGATAGCATGCGACTGATGAAGATGGAGGAAGATTTGCACAATCGCGTCGTTAGTCAGGACGAAGCGATCAAAAGCATTTCGAAGGCCGTCCGCCGCAGTCGCAGTGGACTGAAGGATCCCAAACGGCCCACCGGCTGCTTCATCTTTGCCGGTCCTACAGGGGTTGGTAAAACCCTGCTCGCCAAGGCGCTGGCCGAGTTCATGTTCGGCGATGAGGAAGCCCTCGTGCAAATTGACATGAGCGAGTACATGGAAAAGCACAACGTCAGCCGCTTAATCGGCGCTCCGCCGGGCTATGTCGGTTACGAAGAGGGAGGCCAGCTTACCGAAAAAATCCGCCGGCGACCTTATGCGGTGGTCCTGCTTGATGAAATCGAAAAGGCCCATCCGGACGTATTCAATATGCTGTTGCAGGTCATGGAGGAAGGACGTTTAACCGACAGCTTCGGACGCCACGTTGATTTCCGCAACACGATTTTGATTATGACCACCAACGCAGGCGCCGAAGCCATCAAGAACGAATCCGATTTCGGCTTCCGCAAGGCCGACAGCGACAGTTCGTACGAGAGCATGAAGGAGCGCGTCACCGAGCGGATCGAAAAAGTTTTTCGTCCTGAATTCTTGAACCGCTTGGACGACTTAATTGTGTTCCGGCACTTGACCAAGGACGATTTGAAACACGTGATCGATATTGAACTGTCCAAGGTCCGTCACCGGCTTTCCGAGCGCGGATTGAAATTGATCCTGACCGATGCCGCGAAGGAATACGTGATTCGCAAGGGATCCAATTTGGACTTTGGCGCTCGTCCGCTCCGCCGTGAAATCGAACAACGGATCGAAGACCCGCTGTCCGAGGAATTGCTGAAGGGTGAGTTCCAGGGCAAAGACACCATCATTGTCGATGTGAAAAAAGACGATGAAGGCAAAGTCAAACATCTCACTTTTACTGGAACGGTAGGCGAGCCACAGCTCGTCGGCACCGTCGGCGGCACAGACATCGGCAGCCAGCCCTCTCAGGAAACGGACTCCGGAAGCGAAGGTTCGTAG
- a CDS encoding ABC transporter permease, which produces MDWIADFGEVIIGWVATVGDAALFFWMTLRWMMTRLPRKDTLLPNFYQIGVLSLPVVAITGTFIGMVLSVQSYDQFRQMHLESRLGAVINESLVRELGPVLAATMLAGRVGSAIAAELGTMRVTEQIDALSSMGANPIYYLVVPRFLGCLLLIPALTVMADFMGVVGGAFYSITILKIDSHFYWENSQRYVGNWDLFMGIFKSLFFGAAIAQISCQRGFHCDPGAEGVGRAATNAFVYSFVLILIIDLFLNIGINALSAALWPNQAKLF; this is translated from the coding sequence ATGGATTGGATCGCCGATTTTGGCGAAGTGATTATCGGCTGGGTTGCGACCGTTGGCGATGCAGCCCTGTTCTTCTGGATGACTTTGCGGTGGATGATGACACGTTTGCCCCGCAAAGATACTCTGCTGCCGAATTTTTACCAGATTGGAGTTCTTAGCCTGCCCGTGGTGGCAATTACTGGCACCTTCATTGGGATGGTGTTGTCGGTGCAGAGCTACGATCAGTTCCGACAAATGCACCTCGAAAGCCGCTTAGGCGCCGTGATCAATGAATCGCTGGTCCGAGAATTGGGCCCGGTGTTGGCAGCAACGATGCTTGCCGGGCGCGTGGGCAGCGCCATCGCCGCTGAATTAGGCACCATGCGTGTCACCGAACAAATCGATGCCCTTTCCTCCATGGGCGCCAATCCCATTTACTATCTTGTGGTTCCGCGATTTCTAGGGTGCTTGCTTCTCATTCCTGCCCTGACGGTCATGGCCGATTTTATGGGCGTGGTAGGCGGAGCATTTTACAGCATCACCATATTAAAAATCGATTCGCATTTCTATTGGGAGAATTCACAGCGCTATGTCGGCAATTGGGATTTATTCATGGGAATTTTCAAAAGCTTGTTTTTTGGCGCCGCCATCGCGCAAATTAGCTGTCAGCGCGGCTTTCATTGTGATCCGGGCGCAGAAGGGGTAGGTCGTGCGGCCACCAATGCTTTTGTATATTCGTTCGTGCTGATTTTGATTATTGACCTCTTTCTTAACATTGGAATCAACGCACTTTCTGCCGCTCTGTGGCCGAACCAAGCGAAATTATTTTAA
- the cyaB gene encoding class IV adenylate cyclase: MHFEVEQKFPLDDVAAVEQRLLELDAQEAGIVEQVDQYFNHPVRDFAKTDEALRLRRAGEQNLITYKGPKLDTETKTRPELEIALSAGPSVLNDFARLLEALGFRSVARVRKTRRRLFVDWEAKRIEVVIDQVEGLGRFLELELSATEAEIDAAKSSVTSLASALGLSRFERRSYLEMLLAVQ, translated from the coding sequence ATGCACTTTGAAGTTGAACAGAAATTCCCATTGGACGATGTTGCAGCGGTCGAACAGCGGCTTCTGGAACTCGATGCGCAAGAAGCGGGCATCGTCGAACAGGTGGATCAGTATTTCAATCATCCGGTTCGCGACTTTGCTAAAACCGATGAAGCCCTTCGGCTGCGCCGTGCTGGAGAGCAGAACCTCATAACTTACAAAGGGCCCAAACTCGACACCGAGACCAAGACTCGTCCCGAACTCGAAATAGCTTTGTCGGCTGGCCCTTCCGTGTTGAATGACTTTGCTAGGCTGCTGGAGGCACTGGGTTTTCGGTCAGTGGCCAGAGTGCGTAAAACTCGCCGTCGGTTATTTGTCGACTGGGAAGCTAAAAGGATCGAAGTGGTAATCGACCAGGTGGAGGGCTTGGGCCGGTTCCTGGAACTGGAATTATCGGCCACGGAAGCGGAAATAGACGCCGCTAAATCTTCTGTGACTTCTCTGGCTTCCGCGCTAGGTTTATCCCGCTTCGAACGCCGCAGTTATCTGGAAATGCTCCTGGCGGTGCAGTGA
- a CDS encoding protein kinase, whose translation MLPTPDETTQLDVRLPSDVKHPSGSKNEAMHSPTVSQHRDGTDRQSPVIFTEKPPLKIGRYECRRQIGLGTFGAVYLCFDPQLKRNVAIKLRHEHTSSLGNGATDLLHEAQSVARLRHPGIVAVLDTGCTEDGRGYIVYEYVAGNDLKRRIEMADFTREDAIRWISETADALHYAHLQGLVHRDIKPANILIDHSGHTRLADFGLAKIDDRFFTDDTGRVLGTVAYMSPEQADGKSHWATSQSDIYSLGVVLYELLCGRRPFNAESSIDLLEQVKYRAAPPPRAIHDDIPQPLEQICLRAMAKEPAGRFTTAADMAAELRAVLAGPPLRNRGWQFFIVALAGMVFAVAAVMWAWRDRLFDKADKAVNLPTTLSPTIQTNISSYNPPTLEIFLQRRLQVNDFVKLHQADLPIHPGDKLQLHAKIDRPGYIYLYWYDAEGKPKRLWPEPGAPLEQQQPESEVWSPAEAKSNGGTAKWWPVEGTSGAQLALVTVADKPLSAVELLQFEKQTFALADELSRPRQIVEFVHPDLSPTSLARGLGQNPIESPKRVVRELEPELNSRFKAYRGWLFFQEAIRD comes from the coding sequence ATGTTGCCGACACCTGATGAAACCACGCAACTCGACGTTCGTTTGCCTAGCGACGTTAAACACCCTTCGGGCTCGAAGAACGAAGCAATGCACAGCCCGACGGTGTCACAACATCGTGATGGAACCGATCGGCAATCACCCGTTATTTTCACAGAGAAACCGCCTCTTAAGATTGGCCGTTATGAATGTCGTCGGCAAATTGGCTTGGGCACATTTGGTGCTGTGTATTTGTGCTTTGATCCGCAATTGAAACGGAATGTCGCTATTAAACTTCGTCATGAGCACACCTCATCGTTGGGTAATGGCGCGACGGATTTATTGCACGAAGCGCAAAGTGTGGCCCGCTTGCGGCATCCTGGAATTGTAGCGGTGCTTGATACGGGCTGCACCGAAGATGGTCGTGGCTACATCGTTTATGAATATGTAGCAGGAAACGATCTGAAGCGGCGCATCGAAATGGCTGATTTTACGCGCGAAGACGCGATTCGCTGGATTTCTGAAACGGCCGATGCTTTGCACTACGCGCATTTGCAAGGGTTGGTGCATCGGGATATTAAACCGGCTAATATTTTGATCGATCATTCCGGCCATACACGTTTGGCCGATTTCGGCTTGGCCAAGATCGACGATCGCTTTTTCACAGATGATACCGGCCGGGTGTTGGGAACCGTGGCTTATATGAGTCCGGAGCAAGCCGACGGAAAATCGCATTGGGCAACGTCGCAATCGGACATTTATTCGCTAGGTGTAGTCTTATACGAATTGCTTTGCGGCAGGCGCCCGTTTAATGCGGAAAGTTCGATCGATTTGTTGGAGCAAGTAAAGTACCGTGCGGCGCCACCACCGCGCGCCATTCACGACGATATCCCCCAGCCGCTGGAGCAAATTTGTTTACGGGCCATGGCCAAAGAGCCGGCTGGTCGGTTCACCACAGCAGCCGACATGGCCGCCGAGTTGCGTGCCGTGCTGGCAGGTCCGCCGCTCCGCAATCGCGGATGGCAATTTTTCATCGTAGCGCTGGCTGGGATGGTGTTCGCAGTGGCTGCCGTAATGTGGGCATGGCGTGATCGGCTGTTCGATAAAGCCGATAAAGCAGTGAATTTGCCGACTACGCTTAGTCCTACAATACAAACGAATATATCATCCTATAACCCGCCAACCTTGGAAATATTTTTGCAGCGGCGGTTGCAAGTAAACGACTTCGTCAAGCTCCATCAGGCTGACCTGCCGATTCATCCAGGCGATAAATTACAGTTGCACGCGAAAATTGATCGGCCGGGCTATATTTATTTGTATTGGTACGATGCTGAAGGCAAACCTAAGCGTTTGTGGCCCGAACCAGGCGCGCCTTTGGAACAGCAACAACCGGAGAGCGAAGTTTGGAGTCCGGCCGAGGCCAAAAGCAATGGAGGAACAGCAAAATGGTGGCCCGTGGAAGGAACCTCCGGCGCTCAATTGGCTTTGGTGACGGTTGCTGATAAGCCGCTGTCGGCTGTCGAACTCCTGCAGTTTGAAAAACAGACCTTTGCCTTGGCGGACGAACTGTCACGTCCACGGCAAATCGTTGAGTTTGTGCATCCTGATTTATCGCCGACTTCATTAGCACGAGGTTTAGGGCAAAACCCGATAGAATCTCCGAAACGGGTCGTACGTGAATTAGAGCCAGAATTAAATTCTCGGTTCAAAGCTTATCGCGGTTGGTTATTTTTCCAGGAAGCTATTCGTGATTAG
- a CDS encoding thiamine phosphate synthase: protein MPCNDENHSVELPLTSADKLGVLRIIDAEVNRAAEGLRVVEDYVRFVLDDQHLTGLAKRLRHDLTTVLGGLASTDRLASREAQIDVGMALEVPQESHRSNISNVVAASFKRVQQALRCLEEYVKLLNPVAGAEIESLRFRSYTLERAVSLTADSLRRLSKTQLYVLIDGCTDERAFASLVELLVAAGVHALQLRDKRLCDRDLLMRARLLRSITKSTETLFIMNDRADLAVLAGADGVHLGQEELGVKDARAIMGPRAFVGISTHNIEQARRAVLDGANYIGAGPTFPSATKSFEAFAGENLLRSVAAEISLPAFAIGGINLQNFPQIEATGIRRVAVSIAVVKANDPAAEVRRFLERLTSNESQIFR from the coding sequence ATGCCTTGCAACGACGAAAATCATTCTGTGGAACTGCCGCTGACCTCAGCCGATAAGCTGGGCGTTCTGCGCATTATTGATGCGGAGGTTAATCGAGCTGCCGAAGGATTGCGCGTGGTCGAAGATTACGTTCGATTTGTACTGGATGATCAACATTTGACCGGGCTAGCAAAACGACTACGGCACGATTTAACTACCGTACTGGGGGGTCTAGCATCGACCGATCGTTTGGCGTCACGCGAAGCGCAGATCGATGTGGGCATGGCCCTGGAGGTTCCGCAAGAATCGCACCGATCCAACATTTCCAATGTTGTAGCTGCCAGCTTCAAACGAGTCCAGCAAGCATTGCGATGTCTGGAAGAATACGTGAAATTGCTAAATCCCGTCGCGGGTGCAGAAATTGAGTCGCTACGATTTCGCTCATACACATTGGAACGGGCAGTGAGCCTTACTGCGGATTCGCTTCGCCGACTATCAAAAACACAGTTATATGTGCTAATCGATGGTTGCACCGACGAACGAGCATTTGCGAGTTTAGTTGAGTTGCTAGTTGCTGCTGGAGTCCATGCACTGCAGCTGCGTGACAAACGACTTTGCGACCGGGACTTGTTGATGCGCGCTCGTCTCCTGCGCAGCATCACTAAGTCCACAGAGACGTTATTTATCATGAATGATCGCGCGGATCTGGCAGTTCTTGCTGGAGCCGATGGCGTGCACCTGGGACAGGAAGAACTGGGGGTAAAAGACGCTCGGGCCATCATGGGGCCACGTGCGTTCGTGGGCATCTCCACACACAATATTGAGCAAGCCCGGCGGGCCGTACTGGACGGAGCCAATTACATTGGCGCGGGTCCAACGTTTCCGTCCGCCACTAAATCGTTCGAAGCGTTTGCCGGGGAGAATTTATTGCGCAGCGTGGCGGCGGAGATTTCGTTGCCCGCCTTTGCCATTGGGGGCATCAATTTGCAGAATTTTCCACAAATAGAAGCCACAGGAATCCGGCGCGTTGCGGTTAGTATCGCAGTGGTTAAAGCGAACGATCCGGCGGCCGAAGTGCGCCGGTTTTTAGAACGGTTAACTTCCAATGAGTCGCAGATTTTTCGATAG
- a CDS encoding ATP-binding cassette domain-containing protein, giving the protein MPTEKAPALIETRNLNVRYGRQAVLRNINIAVPSEQTLVVIGESGCGKTVLLKMLIGLSRPTSGEVLLEGHNLAQMNDQEIAQQRTRFGFLFQGAALFDSLTVLQNVAFPLKEHTSMSVAEIQQTVRDKIAEVGLPNEVLEKRPAELSGGMRKRVGLARALALNPGIILYDEPTTGLDPIMSDVINELILNTRKLHSVTSVIVTHDMNTVRKTADRVIMMFPLGSLKSDEPQIIFDGSPDALERSTDKRVSQFVRGEAGLRIREMQRAAN; this is encoded by the coding sequence ATGCCCACGGAAAAAGCGCCGGCCTTAATTGAGACTCGTAATCTTAACGTCCGCTATGGACGGCAGGCGGTGTTGCGCAATATTAACATTGCGGTCCCGAGCGAACAAACGCTGGTGGTCATCGGAGAAAGCGGGTGTGGAAAAACAGTACTGCTAAAAATGCTGATCGGCCTCAGCCGGCCCACCAGCGGCGAAGTGCTGTTGGAAGGTCATAACCTGGCTCAAATGAATGACCAGGAAATCGCTCAGCAGCGCACGCGCTTTGGATTTTTATTTCAAGGCGCCGCCTTGTTCGATAGCCTTACCGTTTTACAAAACGTCGCCTTTCCGCTCAAAGAACACACCTCAATGTCCGTCGCCGAAATTCAACAGACGGTTAGGGACAAAATTGCGGAAGTGGGCTTGCCCAACGAGGTGCTCGAAAAACGGCCGGCAGAACTATCTGGGGGAATGCGCAAGCGCGTTGGCCTGGCCCGCGCGTTGGCGCTTAATCCAGGAATCATATTGTACGACGAGCCAACAACGGGTTTGGATCCAATTATGAGCGACGTCATTAATGAATTGATTTTGAACACTCGCAAGCTGCATTCGGTCACCAGCGTCATTGTTACGCATGACATGAACACGGTGCGCAAGACGGCCGATCGCGTGATTATGATGTTTCCGCTGGGAAGCCTAAAATCCGACGAGCCACAAATCATTTTCGATGGTTCTCCCGATGCTTTAGAGCGCAGCACGGATAAGCGAGTTTCGCAATTTGTCCGGGGCGAAGCCGGACTCCGAATTCGTGAAATGCAACGAGCCGCAAACTAA
- a CDS encoding MlaD family protein gives MDERVVQFRVGVTVLAALIITGILMLLFGEAPALLRGTYVVYIKFASAPGVSRDTPIEKSGIHIGKVTKVQFAPDNQVLITASIDGEIELYRDEAVQIKQSLLGDARLEFVPGPQKVTQRVRIQSGDLLAGMVATDPLQAFANIEGNLSRAAESLTVAGTEVGKLAKNLNDVLGNNRQQFAKIIEDTDQTMQLFQKSLRDINDVVGDEKLKRDLKQTIGEMPKLLGETRDTINGMQKTIALANDNLQNIQTVTKAMDEQGEGMITNIARSVEQLESLLTQFNKFSRALNSKEGSLGQLVNNPELYNNLSQAATNVNRLTRELEPIICNVNVITDKVARHPGVIVTDAISPGPGIK, from the coding sequence ATGGACGAACGCGTCGTACAGTTCCGCGTGGGTGTTACGGTGCTGGCCGCACTGATCATCACGGGAATTCTGATGCTGCTTTTCGGCGAAGCGCCGGCGCTTTTGCGCGGCACTTACGTGGTCTACATTAAGTTCGCATCGGCCCCTGGCGTCTCGCGAGATACTCCGATCGAAAAAAGTGGCATTCACATCGGCAAGGTGACCAAGGTGCAGTTTGCTCCAGATAATCAGGTGCTCATCACGGCCAGCATTGACGGCGAAATCGAGCTGTACCGTGACGAAGCCGTGCAGATTAAGCAAAGCCTGCTGGGAGACGCTCGGTTGGAATTTGTGCCCGGCCCACAAAAAGTGACCCAGCGCGTTCGTATTCAATCTGGCGATCTGCTGGCGGGCATGGTCGCCACCGATCCGTTGCAGGCATTTGCCAATATCGAAGGAAATTTAAGCCGCGCAGCGGAATCATTAACCGTCGCTGGCACAGAAGTGGGAAAGCTAGCTAAAAACCTGAACGACGTGCTCGGGAACAATCGGCAACAATTCGCCAAGATCATCGAAGACACGGATCAGACCATGCAGTTATTCCAAAAATCGCTGCGAGACATCAATGACGTCGTGGGAGATGAGAAGCTGAAACGTGATTTGAAGCAAACGATTGGCGAAATGCCTAAACTTTTGGGAGAAACCCGAGACACGATCAATGGCATGCAAAAGACCATCGCTTTGGCCAACGACAACCTCCAGAATATACAAACGGTTACGAAAGCAATGGACGAACAGGGCGAAGGCATGATCACCAACATTGCTCGCAGCGTGGAGCAATTGGAATCTTTACTTACCCAATTCAACAAATTCAGCCGAGCGCTGAATAGCAAGGAAGGTTCCCTGGGCCAACTCGTGAACAATCCCGAGTTGTATAACAACCTTAGTCAAGCCGCCACGAATGTAAACCGCTTGACCCGTGAGTTGGAACCTATCATCTGCAATGTGAACGTCATCACCGACAAGGTGGCTCGTCATCCCGGTGTGATTGTTACTGACGCGATCAGTCCTGGCCCAGGAATAAAGTAA